The Salinirubellus salinus genome segment TCGGTGGACATCGCGCCTGGACTTGGGCCCGGACGGCAAAAAGTGATACGCTCCTAACAGCAGTACATGAACGGGTAGACCAGCGCCACCCGGTCGCCCTCGGACAGTTCCGTGTCGAAGCCACCGAGGTGCTCGTTGAACTTCCCATTGACCAGCACCCGCGCGTAGGGGCGCGTCTGCTCGCCCTCGGGGTTCTTCCGCCACGTGCCGGGGAGGCTCTCGGGGCGTCGCACCCACCCGCGGGGGGTGGCATCGGCCTCCGTCTCGGCGACGAGCATCTCGGCGAGGCCGGGATGTTCCTCGAAGAACGCCTCGAGGAACTCGCGGAGCGTCGTCCCCTCGAAGGTGAACTCGAAGCGGTGCTCGCCCTCCAGTGCCCGGCGGACGTGGCCCGTCGCCTTCACGTCCACCGTCGTGTTCGTCCGCGTCTCGGGGTCCGTCGCCTGCGTGCTCATGCGTGGACCGAGGGCGGCCGGACGGTTGGGCCTACCCCCGAACGTGTTCGGGTGGTCGGCGCCGGAGTTACGTGCCTCGGCGTCTCACGTCACCTCGTGCCACGCGCCCGTCTCACCGTCACGCTGCCGGACGTCGTCTGGGTCGGCCGCCTCTCGCGGGCCTACCCCGAGACGACGTTCCGCGTGCTCTCGGCGTTCACCACCGGCGAGGGCGGCGTCGGCGTCCTCGAGGTCGAGGGGGACGAGGCCGACCCGCGGGTCGTCGTCGAGGCCATCGAGGAGCAGGCCGACGTGACGGAGGTGACCCTGCTCCACGCCGAGGCCGGCCGGGCGCTCGTCCAGTTCGGTACCACCCAGCCGCAGCTGTTGCAGGCCGTGCAGGCCGCCGGCGCCCCCGTCGACCTCCCGGTCTGCATCGTCGACGGGGCCGCCGAACTGACCGTGACGGCGGCTCACGACCGGCTGGCGGCGCTGGGCGAGCGACTCGACGCCTTCGGCCTCGCGTACCAGCTGGAGTCGCTGGACGGCGACCTGCACCGGACGGACCCGCTGACCGACGGCCAGCGCGACCTCCTCGCGACGGCGCTGGCGGCCGGCTACTACGACACGCCACGGAGCACGACGCTGACGGAGGTGGCCGGGGAGGTCGAGCGGGCGAAATCGACGGTCAGCGAGACGCTCCACCGCGCGGAGTCGGCGCTGGTGCGGTCGTACTTCGACTGAGCCACGCTCAGCGCTCGAACTTCAGCGCCGCGGCCTCCAGCCGCCCGAGTCGCACCGGTAGGCGCTCGTCCGGCGTCCACGGGACGAGGTCCTCGCGCGTCGTGAGCACGACGACCGACCGCCACGAGCCACGGTCGAGCGAGCGGAAGGTGCCCTCGTAGAGCCGTCGGAGGCCACCCCCGTCCATCCGGTGGCCGTACGGCGGGTCGAACACGACGCGGTCGGCGTCGACGGGGGTCTCGGTGGCGTCGGCCACGCGGGCGTCCACGCCGAGGCCGGCGGCCCGTGCGTTCGTCCGGGTCGCCGCCGCGCACTCGGGGTCGGTGTCGAGGGCGCACGTCCGCCCCACGATGGCGCGCTCGCGGTGGTCGGCCCGGACGCGGTCGAGGAGACCGTCGGGGA includes the following:
- a CDS encoding helix-turn-helix domain-containing protein, producing MPRARLTVTLPDVVWVGRLSRAYPETTFRVLSAFTTGEGGVGVLEVEGDEADPRVVVEAIEEQADVTEVTLLHAEAGRALVQFGTTQPQLLQAVQAAGAPVDLPVCIVDGAAELTVTAAHDRLAALGERLDAFGLAYQLESLDGDLHRTDPLTDGQRDLLATALAAGYYDTPRSTTLTEVAGEVERAKSTVSETLHRAESALVRSYFD
- a CDS encoding MoaD/ThiS family protein; this encodes MSTQATDPETRTNTTVDVKATGHVRRALEGEHRFEFTFEGTTLREFLEAFFEEHPGLAEMLVAETEADATPRGWVRRPESLPGTWRKNPEGEQTRPYARVLVNGKFNEHLGGFDTELSEGDRVALVYPFMYCC